The genomic stretch TGGCAGGCACCCTTGTCGTGCAGCGCGTCTTTGCATCGCCCCGCCTGACCTTCCCCGATAACTTTGCTCTCCTGATCGCCATCGGCGCTGCTTGCATGTTCCTATCGACAATCATGATCCGCCTGGCCGTCGATCCGCCGAAAACAAAAGAGGAGGCGCGCCAGTTATCGGTCGCCCATGTGCTCCGCCGGATCCCTCAGTACCTGACTGAGGACCGTCGCTTCTCGCGGATGTTGCTCGTCCAGGTGCTGACCAGTTTTAACGTGCTGGGCTTTCCCTTTTATATTCTCTTCATTCAGCAAGCAGGCGTACTGCCCCCATGGGCGCCGGGCTTCTTATTGTCGCTTCAGGTGCTCGGCCAAGTGAGCGGCGGACTGTTATTGGGCTACCTGAGCGATCGCGTCGGCAACCGCCGGACGATCATGTCCGTAACGGCGATCAATATCGCCGTTCCCCTGTTCATCGTCTTTTCTCAACAATTGGCAGGCATGGCCGCCTTCGCTGGCACAGGCCTCGGCTTCATGTTCCTCGGCGCCTGTTTCGGCGGGTGGCTGGGCTTTGTCAACTACCTGATGGAAATAACGCCAGCGGAAAAACGCCCTGTCTATGTGAGCCTCTCTAACCTCTTCTCCGCCCCTGTCGCCCTCCTCCCCATCACCGCCGGCGCCTTCCTCCGCCTCGTGCCGATGCAGTGGATCTTCTGGGTCGTAGCAGCGATTGAGGCGGCGGCGCTGCTGCTGGCCTATCGGCTGCCAGAGCCACGGGAGAGCAGGGGAGCGGGGACGCTTGACGCCGTCGGCAAGGTTGGTCTGGCGGGGGCAAAGCGAACTGTTCAGGGCGCCTTAGGCGAGAGGGCACCTACACCCGCCTACCCACCTGAGGAGGGAAAGGAATGAAGCCACCGGGGCTGGCAAAGGACCCTTCTCGAGGTTGGCAAAAGACCCTCCACGGGGCTGACAAAAAACCCTTCAATAGAAAAACCGGGAGACTCTTCCCGGTTTTTTCTCTGATGATGATTCGACGGCGCTACACTCGGCTGGGCCGAACCGACGACGCCGCCTGCTCCATCCCTGTCTCCAGCGCCGCCCTGTTGACGGGCAGCAGGTTGTGTCGGCGAGGCGGCAGGATTTTTTGCAGGGCTGCCATGATCGATTCCTTGTCGACCACATTTGTCAGCCTGAGGAGCGCTCCCAGGAGAAACATGTTGGCCACCTTCAGGTTGCCCAACTGGTTAGCCAGGTCATTGGCGGCCAGACACAGTTGGGCGATATCGGTGCGGGGGCTGGACCGGCCGATCAAAGACGAATTGATCAGCAATAAGCCGCCCGGAACCAGCAGAGGGCCGAATTTTTCCAGCGAAGGCTGGTTGAGGACGATGGCGCCGGTTGGTTCGTAGACGATGGGCGAGGCAACAGGCCGTTCGGAAACGGTGACGGCGCAGTTAGCCGTACCGCCGCGCATCTCGGGACCGTAAGAGGGGATCCAGGCCACGTGTTTTCCTTCGAGCATCCCGGCGTAGGCCACCAGTTGGCCCATCAGCATGACACCCTGGCCGCCGAAACCGGCGAAGATCAGACGATGTTCCATCTTACTGCACCCCCTCGGGGATCCGGAAATCCTTGATCGGGTAGTAAGGCAGCATATACTGCTCCAGCCACTTGTTGGCGTCCAAGGGCGTCATCCCCCAGTTGGTGGGGCATGCGGACAGGACCTCAACGAAGGAGAAGCCTTTTCCCTCCTGCTGGCACTGGAAGGCGCGGCGGATCGCTTTTTTCGCCCGCACCACCTGAGCCGGCGTATGTACAGAGACGCGGCTGATGAAGGCGGGGCGCTGCAGCGTGTTCAGCATCTCGCAGACCTGGATGGGTGCGCCGTCAGCGCCGGCGTCGCGGCCTTGCGGGGCTGTCGTCGTCGACTGACCGAGGAGCGTCGTCGGCGCTGACTGGCCACCGGTCATGCCGTAGATGGCGTTGTTGACGAAGATGACCGTCACATTCTCACCTCGGGCTGCCGTGTGGATGATCTCCGACGTACCGATGGCAGCCAGGTCGCCGTCACCTTGATAGGTGAAGACGATCCGGTCCGGCAGCGCCCGTTTGACACCGGTAGCGACGGCTGGCGCCCGGCCGTGCGGGGCCTGAATGAAGTCTGTATCGATGTAATCGTAGATAAAAACGGAACAACCGACAGGGGCGACCCCGATCGTGCGGGGGGCCAGTTCCAGTTCATCGATGGCTTCCGCCACGAGCCGGTGGATGATGCCGTGGTGGCATCCCGGACAGTAATGGGAGGCCACATCGCGCAGGCAGTCGGGCCGGCTGAATACTTTTGTTCCCATCGCTTAGGCCGCTCCTCCCTCGTTTGGTTGCGCCGTCTCGGCGTTCCCTTTTTTTTCAGCTAGTTCCTCCAGGCGGGCGGCGATCACCCGGGGGTCTGGGACCATGCCGCCGGAACGCCCGTAAAAGGCGACAGGCTGCCGGCCGCCGACGGCCAAGCGCACGTCTTCCACCATCTGACCGGTGCTCAGTTCCACCGTGAGGAACCAGGCCCCGCCTTCGGCGGCTTTGCGAAGCGGCGCTGACGGGAAGGGAAACAGGGTGATCGGCCGGATCAGGCCAGCGCGGATGCCTTTTTCACGAACCATATCGACTGCGGCCATACACAGCCGCGCCGCTGTGCCATAGGCGACGGCGATGATCTCAGCGTCATCAGTCCGGTAGCATTCAAAGCGGGTCTCCCGCTCCTCCATGGCGCTGTACTTGGCACGCAGGTGATCGCAAAAGCGCTCTGCTTCCTCCGGCTGAATATATAAGGAAGTGATCAGTTTCGCCTTCTCATTGTCCCCTTTCCCCGTCGTCGCCCAGGGCTTCTCGACGGTCTTCTCGGGCGACGGAGCGGGCAGGACGACAGGCTCCATCATCTGACCGAGGACGCCGTCGCCCAGGATGAGGACGGGATTGCGGTACTCGTCGGCTTTTTCAAAGGCCAGCGCCGTCAGGTCGACCATCTCTTGGACAGAGGCCGGCGCCAGCACCATCAACCTGTAGTCGCCATGACCGCCCCCTTTGGTGGCCTGGAAGTAGTCGCTCTGGGTGGGGGCGATCCCGCCAAGGCCCGGACCGGTGCGCATGATGTTGACGATGACCGCCGGCACTTCCGACCCGGCGATGTAGGAGATACCCTCCTGCTTGAGGCTGATGCCAGGGCCAGACGAGGAGGTCATGACGCGAACGCCGGCGCAGGCGGCACCGAAGACCATGTTGATGGCGCCGATCTCACTCTCCGACTGAAGAAAGGTCCCACCCACCTCCGGCAGGTGGCGGGCCATGTACTCCAGCAATTCGTTTTGGGGCGTGATGGGATAGCCGAAGAAAAAACGGCAACCGGCTCGGATAGCCGCCTCGGCCAGGGCCTCGTTTCCTTTCATCAGCACCTTTTCGGCCATGTTGATCACCTTTCTTCCTATTTCTCCACTTCGATGACCAGATCAGGGCAGACACGCGCGCATAGGGCGCATCCCCTGCATTTCTCCATATCGGTCACCACGGCCGGCTGAAACCCTTTGGCATTCAGGCGGCTCTCATCCATGACGACGATCCCCGCCGGACAGGCGGCCGTACAGAGGCGGCACCCCTTGCAACGTTCTTCCCGGAATATGACTTTCGGCAACAACAACACCTCCCCGGCTGATGATTTGTTAGGTCTATCTATTCGAAAGGTTTCGAATATTTTGTGATTAAAAGATCTATCTCTCCGCCTTAGCGTAGATTCAGTGGTAGGTGATCGCAGCCCTTGCGCTTATGGGCGGACGTAGCCCCAACCGTCTCCTGTCTCAGGACGGATGTATTGGACTGTGAGCGATTTGCGCGTAGCGGCGAAGAACGACTGTATCCCCATCCGTCCCTGTCCCTGGCCGGATGTATTGGACTGTGAGCGATTTGCGCGTAGCGGCGAAGAACGACCGCAGCCTGTGGAGCGGTAAGGGCGCCAAGGTTCACAGGCAGAAAAGCCCAGAGGTTTGGCGCCCAAGCGGAACAGGCAAGGGAGCCGCCGCGGAGCGCTTAGCGAACAGTCCAATGCCCCCGGCCCCCTAATCGAGCCGCTTCCGAAACCGCCGCAATGCCACCACAAACAAAAAGACCGTAAAAGCCGCTAGCGACAAAACCTCCCGATACAACTCCCCCATCCCGATCTCCTTCAGGAAGATGCCGCGCAGGATGACCAAAAAGTCCGTCAGGGGAATGAAGTTACCCAGGATGCGGATCGGAGTAGGCATCGTTTCGCGAGGGAAGACAAAGCCGGAGAGGAGGATGCTCGGCAGGATGAAGGCGAAGGCCATCTGCATCGCTTGCAACTGGTTGTCGCTGAAGGTCGACATGAGCATGCCGATGCTGAGGGACGTTAGGACAAATAAAAAAGCCAGTCCAAACAGCAAGGGAAGGCTCCCCCGGACCGGAACAGAGAACCATGCGCTTCCGGCGCTCAGGACGAGTGTGAAGGAGATCATGCCAACGATGACGTAGGGGCAGAGTTTGCCCAGGATCAGTTCGGCAGGACGGACCGGCGTGACAATCAACTGCTCCATGGTGCCCCGCTCCTTTTCCCGAACGAGGGCAAAGGCGGTCAACGTCATCGTCACGTTCTGCATGATCAGACCGATCAGGGCAGGAATCGTGAAAAAGTGAGTTTTCAACTCCCGATTATACCAGATTCCAATCCGTGCTTCCAAGGGAAAAGACTGCTGAAGAGCTCCTTCTTTCTGGCGCAACATCTGCGCACCGTGCGCCTGCACGAGCGATTGGGCCACTTGCAAGGCCTGACGGGTCGACTGGGGCTCTGTCCCATCGAGCAGCACCTGAATCGTCGCCAGTCGGCCGGCTTGCAAATTGGCGGCAAAATCAGGCGGAATGATCAAGGCCACTCGGCTCCGACCGGCAGCCAGCGACTGGCCTATATCACCATAACCTCCGGCGCTCTCTTTCAACTCGAAATAGGTGGTGTTGACAAAGGCTTGCAGCAGTTCTCTGCTTTCAGCGCTGCGGCACTGATCCCAGACGACCGTCGGCAAGCGCCGCACATCAGGATTGACGCCGTAGCCGAAAAGGAAGAGCATCATCAACGGTATGCCGGCCGCCATAGCAAGGC from Heliomicrobium modesticaldum Ice1 encodes the following:
- a CDS encoding MFS transporter; this translates as MQWRDPVDKRNFYFMTANGALYFTALAFIDGTIVVPLFLNQLTQSPVLVGLASTVRTVGFFLPQILMAGWVTGATRLNRFIFRLHLTTRLPLFLPALAVWFDAPPALVALLFLSAYTLFAFGEGIAQVPWMDVFGRTIDDSHRGKLFGTMQALGGLGALAGTLVVQRVFASPRLTFPDNFALLIAIGAACMFLSTIMIRLAVDPPKTKEEARQLSVAHVLRRIPQYLTEDRRFSRMLLVQVLTSFNVLGFPFYILFIQQAGVLPPWAPGFLLSLQVLGQVSGGLLLGYLSDRVGNRRTIMSVTAINIAVPLFIVFSQQLAGMAAFAGTGLGFMFLGACFGGWLGFVNYLMEITPAEKRPVYVSLSNLFSAPVALLPITAGAFLRLVPMQWIFWVVAAIEAAALLLAYRLPEPRESRGAGTLDAVGKVGLAGAKRTVQGALGERAPTPAYPPEEGKE
- a CDS encoding 2-oxoacid:acceptor oxidoreductase family protein, which gives rise to MEHRLIFAGFGGQGVMLMGQLVAYAGMLEGKHVAWIPSYGPEMRGGTANCAVTVSERPVASPIVYEPTGAIVLNQPSLEKFGPLLVPGGLLLINSSLIGRSSPRTDIAQLCLAANDLANQLGNLKVANMFLLGALLRLTNVVDKESIMAALQKILPPRRHNLLPVNRAALETGMEQAASSVRPSRV
- a CDS encoding thiamine pyrophosphate-dependent enzyme, translating into MGTKVFSRPDCLRDVASHYCPGCHHGIIHRLVAEAIDELELAPRTIGVAPVGCSVFIYDYIDTDFIQAPHGRAPAVATGVKRALPDRIVFTYQGDGDLAAIGTSEIIHTAARGENVTVIFVNNAIYGMTGGQSAPTTLLGQSTTTAPQGRDAGADGAPIQVCEMLNTLQRPAFISRVSVHTPAQVVRAKKAIRRAFQCQQEGKGFSFVEVLSACPTNWGMTPLDANKWLEQYMLPYYPIKDFRIPEGVQ
- a CDS encoding 3-methyl-2-oxobutanoate dehydrogenase subunit VorB; protein product: MAEKVLMKGNEALAEAAIRAGCRFFFGYPITPQNELLEYMARHLPEVGGTFLQSESEIGAINMVFGAACAGVRVMTSSSGPGISLKQEGISYIAGSEVPAVIVNIMRTGPGLGGIAPTQSDYFQATKGGGHGDYRLMVLAPASVQEMVDLTALAFEKADEYRNPVLILGDGVLGQMMEPVVLPAPSPEKTVEKPWATTGKGDNEKAKLITSLYIQPEEAERFCDHLRAKYSAMEERETRFECYRTDDAEIIAVAYGTAARLCMAAVDMVREKGIRAGLIRPITLFPFPSAPLRKAAEGGAWFLTVELSTGQMVEDVRLAVGGRQPVAFYGRSGGMVPDPRVIAARLEELAEKKGNAETAQPNEGGAA
- a CDS encoding 4Fe-4S binding protein, yielding MPKVIFREERCKGCRLCTAACPAGIVVMDESRLNAKGFQPAVVTDMEKCRGCALCARVCPDLVIEVEK
- a CDS encoding ABC transporter permease, translated to MKGIRRTPFWSVFRKEFLHLWRDRPSLAMAAGIPLMMLFLFGYGVNPDVRRLPTVVWDQCRSAESRELLQAFVNTTYFELKESAGGYGDIGQSLAAGRSRVALIIPPDFAANLQAGRLATIQVLLDGTEPQSTRQALQVAQSLVQAHGAQMLRQKEGALQQSFPLEARIGIWYNRELKTHFFTIPALIGLIMQNVTMTLTAFALVREKERGTMEQLIVTPVRPAELILGKLCPYVIVGMISFTLVLSAGSAWFSVPVRGSLPLLFGLAFLFVLTSLSIGMLMSTFSDNQLQAMQMAFAFILPSILLSGFVFPRETMPTPIRILGNFIPLTDFLVILRGIFLKEIGMGELYREVLSLAAFTVFLFVVALRRFRKRLD